The Halomonas binhaiensis nucleotide sequence TACGGTGGCCTATGCCAAAGCCATGGGCAAGACGCCTATCGTGGTCAACGACTGCCCTGGCTTCCTCGTCAACCGAGTCTTGTTCCCGTATTTCGGAGGGTTCAGCCTGCTAGTGGAGCAGGGGGCCGATTTCCAGCGTATCGACAAGATCATGGAGCGATTTGGTTGGCCCATGGGGCCGGCATATCTGCTCGACGTGGTCGGCATGGATACAGCGGTCCATGCCAATGAAGTAATGGCGGAAGGCTTCCCGGAGCGCATGGCGAGAGAAGGCAAGACGGCCATTCAAGTGATGTTTGAAAACGATCGTCTGGGCCAGAAGAATGCCAAGGGCTTTTATGCCTATGAGGAAGATCGCAAGGGCAAGCCGAAGAAGGTCATGGACGAAGAAAGTGGCAAGCTGGTGGCCCAGGTGGTAAGCAGCCAACGCGAGTTCAGCGATGAGGACATCATTGCCCGGATGATGGTGCCCTTGTGCATGGAAACAGTGCGTTGCCTGGAAGATGACATTGTCGGGTCTCCTGCCGAGGCCGACATGGCACTGATTTATGGCATCGGCTTCCCTCCTTTCCGCGGTGGTGCACTGCGTTATATCGATGCGACTGGGGTGGCCGAGTTCGTTGCCCTGGCCGATAGTCTGGCCGAAGAGCTTGGGCCGCTGTATGCCCCTACTGAGCGCCTGCGCCAGATGGCGGCGGACGGTGAAACTTTCTACGGCGTTGCCAAAGCCAACTGACACCACGAGACAGGAGAAGAATCGATGAGTTTGCAACCGAGAGATATCGTGGTGGTCGATGGCGTGCGGACGGCCATGGCCAAGGCCAAGCAAGGTGCATTTCGCAATGTACGTGCCGAGAACTTGTCTGCCGAGGTGATGAAGGCGCTATTCGTGCGTAATCCGAACCTGGACCCTGGTGAAGTTGATGATGTCATCTGGGGGTGCGTCAACCAGACCCTCGAGCAGTCCATGAATATTGCTCGCAATGCCCAGATTCTGACGGGTATTCCTCGTAGCGTGCCTGCCCAGACCGTCAACCGGCTCTGCGGTTCGTCGATGAGTGCGTTGCACATTGCTGCGGCCAATATCAAGGCGGGCATGGGAGACTTCTATATCATCGGTGGGGTTGAACACATGGAACATGTGCCCATGGCCCATGGTGTCGATGTCAACCCGGCAGCCAGCAAACATGCTGCCAAGGCGGCGATGATGATGGGGCTGACAGCAGAGCTGCTGGGCAAGCTGCATGGCATCTCTCGTGATGATCAGGACGCTTTCGGCGTGCGTTCGCATCAACGGGCATATGCTGCCCAGCAGGAAGGCGGCTTTGACAATGAGATCATCGGGATCGAAGGGCACGATGGTGCTGGTCGCCGTATCCTGGTCAAGAAGGACGAGGTGATTCGTCCTGATGCCAGCCTCGAAGCCATGGCAGGGCTCAAGCCGGCGTTTGATCCCAGGGGTGGCACGGTCACGGCAGGAACGTCTTCGGCGCTGTCGGTCGGTGCCAGTGGAATGGCCGTGATGAGCTACGAACGGGCCAAGGCCCTGGGCCTCGAGCCCTTGGCCAAGGTAGTGTCCACTGGTGTGTCAGGATGCGATGCCTCAATCATGGGCTATGGGCCAGTACCTGCCTCCAAGAAGGCTTTGAAAGCTGCTGGCTTGACCATCGAAGATATCCAGACGGTCGAGCTCAATGAGGCCTTCGCTGCTCAGGCATTGCCGGTACTCAAGGATCTTGGATTGCTGGATAGCATGGACGAGAAAGTCAACCTGCATGGGGGAGCGATTGCCCTCGGACATCCGCTGGGGGCATCAGGAGCCCGAATCTGCACGACTCTGCTCAATGTGATGCAACAGCAGGATACTGCCTTTGGCCTGGCCACCATGTGCATCGGTATGGGACAGGGTGTGGCGACGGTCTTCGAGCGTCTGCGCTAAGAAAGCCTTGCTGCATGTCGATGCGAATGCATCAACACATATCCTGACACGCAGAAGTGTTTTCAAACGGCTCCGATTGGGGCCGTTTTTTTCGGTTATAGAATGCCGGCATCCAGTCCTGCTGCCATGGTCATGGCAAGCTCTTCGACCTGTCTGGGAAAGTCCTCGTCCCAGGCGCCACGCAGGGTCAGGGGTTCCTGTACCCAATGCCAGCGCAAGCCAGTGACAATGCCTTCCACGGCTCGCCGAGTCCCTGTTCCATCTTGTCCGGCCCGGATGTAGAGTGCACAAGACAGGCCTTGAGTATGTTCAAGTAGAGGGTAATAACAGCGATCGAAGAAATCTTTCAAGGCTCCACTCATGTACCCCAGGTTCTCCGTAGTACCGAGCAGAATGGCATCGGCCTGGAGAACGTCATCCGCTGTAGCTTCCAATGGCGCCATGACGCGCACGGAAACGCCCTCTATATCTGGGTGGCTGGCGCCATGTTTGGCAGCATCCCGCAGGCGCAAGGTATTGGGCGAAGGAGCATGAGCGACGATCAGCAGGCGTTTCATTTGGCATGACTCTTCATTGCATTGCGGCCCTTGACCGGGAAGCAGCAGTTCTCGCTACGATGTCAGAGAATGGCTTGCATGACAGAATTCCCTGCTGACGACACCCATTCCCATGTGTAACTCCAGGAGGACCAAGGATGAAATTCGCACTTTCTTCTCTCAGTGTTTCCAGCCCAGACTTTGCTGATGACGCCCCTTTGTCGGCTCGTCACAGTCAGGAAGCAGACGATCTGTCACCGGCGCTCAGCTGGAGAGGGGTGCCTGATGGCACTCGCGGTATTGCGGTGATATGCCATGATCCGGATGCCCCTGTCGTCAATAATGGCGGTTACGGTTATGTACATTGGGTGCTGTATAACCTTCCTGCCTCGGTGACTGAGCTGGAGGAAGGCAGCAAGCTGGGTACGGCAGGTGTCAATGATGGTGGCTCTCTAGGTTATTGTGGGCCAATGCCGCCCCAGGGCCACGGCTTGCATCGATATTACTTCTGGGTGCTGGCGCTGGATACAGAAACAGACTATCCAGAGGGGCTGACTCTGGCTGATTTTCTTAGCAAGGTAGAGCTTCATGTACTGGGCATGAACCGGATCATTGGCACGTATCGTCGAGAGCCTTGAGGCTATCTGCATCACTGGCTTTTAACGTTACCACGGAGTAGGCTTGGGCGCCCGTCATACTAGGTGATAGCGTCATGAGTGAACTGCCTCCCTGTCCTAGCTGCCAGTCTCCATATGCGTATGAGGACGGCGCTCAGTTGATCTGCCCCGAATGCGGCCATGAATGGGTTCCGGGGGAGGTCCAGGAAAGCGATGCAAAAGCGGTACGCGATGCCAACGGCAACGAGTTGGCGGATGGCGATACCGTTACCGTGATCAAGGATCTCAAGGTCAAGGGCTCTTCGTCTGTGGTCAAGGTGGGTACCAAGGTCAAGAACATCCGTCTGGTGGATGGCGATCATGATATTGACTGCAAGATCGATGGCATTGGTGCGATGAAGCTGAAGTCGCAGTTCGTCAAGAAAGTCTGACACCCATCAACCGCGTTACGTGTAGAGGCCCCCATCCTGCTCTTCAGGATGGGGGCCTGGCATTTATCGGCACCATACCTGTCTCCTGTCAGGGGACGGAATAGCTCGCGCGCCTTTCACAAGTAGCGCCTAATCTGATGCAAAAGGGAAAAGATCGGGAGCACGGCCAATGCACGAGAGCAGATACCGAATCCTGTTCCTGGCCCTATGTTTGGTGCTGGCAGGGTGCGACGGCAGTGACAGGGAAGAAGCGGATAATGAATCACCGCTAGCCTCTGGTGATGCCCAGGAGATACAGGAGAATGCACGCCAGACGCAGGATAGCGCAGGGCAGCCTTTAGATGAGTCTACCGAACCATTGCCGGATGTTTCCATGACAGATCCGGTAACGGTCTCGCTTGATGCTCGGTTGCAGAGTGACCGTCGAATGCTGGTGGCTGGGAATACCAATCTGCCTGATGGCACACGACTGTCAGTCCTGGTTGAGCGTGAAGCCAGTGGTGTGCATTGGCAGGAGCGGACCACGGTTTTCGAGGGGCGCTTTGAAGTAGGGCCTCTTGGGCCTGGCAGTGGACTGCCAGATGGTGGCTATCGTTTACGGGTCCAGACGGAGCCCTCGAGTGTTCAGCCTCGTTCGGTGCAGCAACGCCTGGGAGCAAAGGGAGAGCACCTGAGAGGCTCTCTTGTGCAGGACACACCTCATGGGCTTGGGAAGGTCATCAATGCCGGTCAGCGTATACTGGTAGGTCAGGAAGTCCGACGAACCAGCGATGATGTACAGGTCCAGGAAAGGCAGTAGGATGGTTTTGCCTGATCATGGCCATGCGCGCTCCACGTACCGTTTCTGTGATGCTGCTGCCATCACTGCCGTGGTAACGGTGCGAATGCTTGCTATACAGGCTCGTGGCGCCACAAGGCGACAATCTTGGCCGTCAGGCGCATGCCACTATGATAACGAGTGACATCCTGTTGGCCTTCCTGTTGAAAGATCAACTGGCCCGTGGGGTCCTGGGCCACGTGGCGAATACACAGCTTGTCGTTTTCGGCAACGAGATAGAGGCCTGGCTGACGAAAGATTTCGGTCGGCGCAACGGCTGCCAGATCCATCTGGCGAAGGAAATCGAATTCTTCGCCGGGCCCTGGTGTCAGTAGGTGGCAATCACCGTCCCAACGCTGCCCGGGAATCAGTTCTAGAGGCAGGTCGATGCCTTTATGCGCCGCTTCGTTCCAGGGCAGAGGCAAGTGGGAGCGAAGGTATAGCGGAGAAGGCCGATTGGGTTCCCCCTCCAGCAGATGAGATAGGGGGCAGTTCAGGGCCTGGGAGAGGGCTACCAGCCGCTCGTGACCAATCTGCTTGATAGCACCGGACTCCCAGTAGGAGATGGTGACATCCGAGACCCCCACCTGACGTGCAAGCGCGGCCTTGTTCAGACCTGCGGCTATGCGAAGTTGCTTGATGCGCGGACCCAGCGCGTCCATGAAACCTTCCTTCGACTCGTTAAACGAAACTGGAATACTCATGGATTCGGCCTGCGCATGCAATATCCAACGTCAACTAAGTGTCCTTGGCACGTCTGGCTGCGATGGGCTACAGAGGTGCGTATAATGTTGGCCATTCTGCTGCAATGGCCTGTACAAGGCGGGCCGGCACCTGCTTACTGGTGCTTGCGCTGAACCAGGACGTAGCTTTCTTTTTCCAGGATGCAGGACCCTATGACTGTTCGCACGCGAATCGCGCCTTCACCCACGGGTGACCCTCACGTAGGCACTGCCTATATCGCACTGTTCAACCTGTGCTTCGCTCGCCAGCATGGCGGTGAGTTCATTCTGCGCATCGAGGATACCGACAGAGTTCGCTCGACAACTGAGTCGGAGCAGATGATTCTCGACTCACTGCGCTGGCTCGGCCTGGAGTGGGATGAAGGGCCTGATGTGGGCGGGCCACATGGTCCCTATCGCCAGAGCGAGCGCGGAGATATCTATGCAGAACATGCCCAGCGTCTCATTGAGGCTGGCCATGCCTTCAAGTGTTACCGCACCAGTGAGGAACTGGACGAACTGCGCGAGGAGCGCAAGGCAGCAGGCCAGCATCTGGCACTCAAGCCTGCCGATCTGGC carries:
- the fadA gene encoding acetyl-CoA C-acyltransferase FadA; the protein is MSLQPRDIVVVDGVRTAMAKAKQGAFRNVRAENLSAEVMKALFVRNPNLDPGEVDDVIWGCVNQTLEQSMNIARNAQILTGIPRSVPAQTVNRLCGSSMSALHIAAANIKAGMGDFYIIGGVEHMEHVPMAHGVDVNPAASKHAAKAAMMMGLTAELLGKLHGISRDDQDAFGVRSHQRAYAAQQEGGFDNEIIGIEGHDGAGRRILVKKDEVIRPDASLEAMAGLKPAFDPRGGTVTAGTSSALSVGASGMAVMSYERAKALGLEPLAKVVSTGVSGCDASIMGYGPVPASKKALKAAGLTIEDIQTVELNEAFAAQALPVLKDLGLLDSMDEKVNLHGGAIALGHPLGASGARICTTLLNVMQQQDTAFGLATMCIGMGQGVATVFERLR
- a CDS encoding helix-turn-helix domain-containing protein — encoded protein: MDALGPRIKQLRIAAGLNKAALARQVGVSDVTISYWESGAIKQIGHERLVALSQALNCPLSHLLEGEPNRPSPLYLRSHLPLPWNEAAHKGIDLPLELIPGQRWDGDCHLLTPGPGEEFDFLRQMDLAAVAPTEIFRQPGLYLVAENDKLCIRHVAQDPTGQLIFQQEGQQDVTRYHSGMRLTAKIVALWRHEPV
- a CDS encoding flavodoxin family protein — its product is MKRLLIVAHAPSPNTLRLRDAAKHGASHPDIEGVSVRVMAPLEATADDVLQADAILLGTTENLGYMSGALKDFFDRCYYPLLEHTQGLSCALYIRAGQDGTGTRRAVEGIVTGLRWHWVQEPLTLRGAWDEDFPRQVEELAMTMAAGLDAGIL
- a CDS encoding YbhB/YbcL family Raf kinase inhibitor-like protein, translated to MKFALSSLSVSSPDFADDAPLSARHSQEADDLSPALSWRGVPDGTRGIAVICHDPDAPVVNNGGYGYVHWVLYNLPASVTELEEGSKLGTAGVNDGGSLGYCGPMPPQGHGLHRYYFWVLALDTETDYPEGLTLADFLSKVELHVLGMNRIIGTYRREP
- a CDS encoding zinc ribbon domain-containing protein YjdM, translating into MSELPPCPSCQSPYAYEDGAQLICPECGHEWVPGEVQESDAKAVRDANGNELADGDTVTVIKDLKVKGSSSVVKVGTKVKNIRLVDGDHDIDCKIDGIGAMKLKSQFVKKV